A DNA window from Bradyrhizobium barranii subsp. barranii contains the following coding sequences:
- a CDS encoding sigma-54-dependent Fis family transcriptional regulator, producing MASLSASNHVARVLSVANHVADVDASSRIANSWRRCVISHKLDPARQGPPQTLTEAEIRHVAEPMEETIRLAMPELDDLARVLREAGYCVNLADTNATMLFSRLPGEADAKMFLDWKIYTGSNFAETFEGTNGLGTALAEEKPILVHRDEHFRAQWHMFSCAVAPLFDQAGRLAGAVNITSCREDLERAAHQLALAVTMEATRRMEGAIFRGHFRNAWIATVPGDGGSGLLAYDDDRRIVGACRSARALLGLTDGLIASGIDLSRYIKFDHHAARGADEVVELRRADGSALGQGHVAPPLRARPSTQRRDVPVDRFDSLHRLAGRDLGLIKSVKRLRSIGDHNLPVLLHGETGVGKDVFARAIHAASNRARNHYVALNCAAMPESLIDAELFGYEAGAFTGARRDGSKGLIVQADGGTLFLDEIGDMPIALQTRLLRVLENREVWPLGALKPVPVDIRLISATHRDLGRMAEEGAFRADLYFRLRGMDVRLPALRERADRDDIIRQIAREEAPDCRLSDEAWALLSAYPYPGNMRQLRHVLRLAGCTAEDGVIMDADLDLPPFGGWTAEPDLATAERATIVEALRKHGGRVTEAARALKLSRATLYRKIKQLKIETAQ from the coding sequence ATGGCCAGCCTTTCGGCCTCGAACCATGTCGCCCGTGTCTTGTCCGTCGCCAACCACGTGGCCGACGTCGATGCCTCGTCGCGGATCGCCAATTCCTGGCGGCGCTGCGTAATCAGCCACAAGCTCGACCCCGCCCGCCAGGGCCCGCCGCAGACGCTGACCGAGGCCGAGATCCGGCACGTCGCCGAACCGATGGAGGAGACGATCCGGCTCGCGATGCCCGAGCTCGACGATCTCGCCCGGGTGCTGCGCGAGGCCGGCTACTGCGTCAATCTGGCTGATACGAACGCGACCATGCTGTTCAGCCGCCTGCCGGGCGAAGCCGACGCAAAGATGTTCTTGGACTGGAAGATCTACACCGGCTCGAATTTCGCCGAGACCTTCGAGGGCACCAACGGGCTCGGCACCGCGCTTGCCGAAGAGAAGCCCATCCTGGTGCATCGCGACGAGCATTTCCGCGCGCAGTGGCACATGTTCTCCTGCGCCGTGGCGCCGTTGTTCGATCAGGCCGGCCGGCTCGCCGGTGCCGTGAACATCACCTCGTGCCGCGAGGATCTCGAACGCGCCGCGCATCAGCTCGCGCTCGCGGTGACGATGGAGGCGACGCGGCGGATGGAGGGCGCGATCTTCCGCGGCCATTTCCGCAACGCTTGGATCGCCACCGTGCCGGGCGACGGCGGCAGCGGCCTGCTTGCCTATGACGACGATCGCCGCATCGTCGGCGCCTGCCGTTCGGCGCGCGCGCTGCTGGGCCTCACAGACGGCTTGATCGCATCGGGCATCGATCTGTCGCGCTATATCAAGTTCGATCATCACGCGGCGCGTGGTGCGGACGAGGTCGTCGAACTGCGCCGCGCCGACGGCAGCGCGCTCGGGCAGGGACATGTCGCGCCGCCGCTGCGGGCGAGGCCGTCCACTCAGCGTCGTGACGTTCCCGTCGATCGTTTCGATTCGCTGCATCGGCTCGCAGGTCGCGATCTCGGCCTGATCAAAAGCGTCAAACGGCTGCGGAGCATCGGCGACCACAATCTGCCGGTGCTGCTGCATGGCGAGACCGGCGTCGGCAAGGACGTGTTCGCGCGCGCGATTCATGCGGCGAGCAACCGCGCCCGCAACCATTATGTCGCGCTGAACTGCGCGGCGATGCCGGAGAGCCTGATCGACGCCGAGCTGTTTGGCTATGAGGCCGGCGCCTTCACCGGCGCGCGCCGCGACGGCTCGAAGGGTCTGATCGTGCAGGCCGACGGCGGCACGCTGTTTCTCGACGAGATCGGCGACATGCCGATCGCGCTGCAGACGCGCCTCTTGCGCGTGCTCGAAAACCGCGAGGTCTGGCCGCTCGGCGCGCTCAAGCCGGTGCCGGTCGACATCCGCCTGATCAGCGCGACCCATCGCGACCTCGGCCGCATGGCGGAGGAGGGCGCCTTCCGCGCCGATCTCTACTTCCGGCTGCGCGGCATGGACGTGCGACTGCCGGCGTTGCGCGAGCGCGCCGACAGAGACGATATCATCCGCCAGATCGCGCGCGAGGAGGCGCCGGATTGCCGCCTGTCGGACGAGGCCTGGGCGTTGCTCTCGGCCTATCCCTATCCCGGCAACATGCGCCAGCTGCGCCACGTGCTGCGGCTTGCCGGCTGCACCGCGGAGGACGGCGTCATCATGGATGCCGATCTCGATCTGCCTCCGTTCGGTGGGTGGACGGCAGAGCCCGATCTCGCAACGGCCGAGCGCGCGACGATCGTCGAGGCGCTACGCAAGCATGGCGGCCGCGTGACGGAAGCTGCCCGCGCGCTGAAGCTGAGCCGCGCCACCCTGTACCGCAAGATCAAGCAGTTGAAGATCGAGACGGCGCAGTAG
- a CDS encoding flavin reductase family protein yields MSVDAKDFKLAMRQCAGAVALVTVGAEHGKRTGLTVTSACSLSDNPPSLIVCVNRNASAHARIREEGAFAINFLHEDHAVLALTFSGQKGVNGDDRFAFGQWTRGTTGAPVLTDAVAAFDCLLAQEFETKTHSIFVGEVRGVTHSDEAAPLVYLRSSFHVPHEIRGTVSVGDLDSRHLSWSDFS; encoded by the coding sequence GTGAGCGTCGACGCAAAGGATTTCAAACTTGCAATGCGCCAATGCGCCGGCGCGGTTGCGCTGGTCACGGTTGGCGCCGAGCACGGCAAGCGCACCGGGCTGACGGTGACATCAGCCTGCTCGCTATCGGACAATCCGCCGTCCCTGATCGTCTGCGTCAACCGTAACGCCAGCGCACATGCGCGAATCCGCGAGGAAGGCGCCTTCGCGATCAACTTCTTGCACGAGGACCACGCCGTGCTCGCGCTCACCTTCAGCGGCCAGAAGGGCGTCAACGGCGACGACCGATTTGCGTTCGGACAGTGGACGCGCGGCACAACCGGCGCTCCGGTGCTGACGGATGCGGTCGCCGCATTCGACTGCCTGCTGGCGCAGGAATTCGAGACCAAGACGCATTCGATCTTCGTCGGCGAGGTGCGCGGCGTCACGCATTCCGACGAGGCCGCGCCGCTGGTGTATCTGCGCAGCAGCTTCCACGTCCCTCACGAAATCCGCGGCACCGTTTCAGTCGGCGACCTCGATTCGCGGCATCTGAGCTGGAGCGATTTTTCGTAA
- a CDS encoding LLM class flavin-dependent oxidoreductase, producing MEIGYFTMPSHPPECGLKEGNDWDLQVMRWLDELGYQEAWVGEHHTAPWEPNPTPDLLIAQALMQTKNIRIGPGGFLLPYHHPAELANRVAMLDHLSEGRLNFGVAASGLPSDWAMFNVDGMSGQNRDMTREALEIILKLWSDPAPFTYKGKFWTVTKPDTMFDFLKPHIKPLQAPHPPIGVAGLSKNSDTLKLAGERGFIPMSLNLNPAYVGSHWDSVEIGAAKTGRKPNRADWRLVREVFVADTDEEAWKLSTGDMMGRMMGEYFLPLLGHFGFKDYLKHAPDVPDSDVTVEYCAKRNWIVGSPATVAEKIEKIYDEVGGFGVLLVFGFDYKHKPEAWRHSLSLLSKEVMPRLKHLGSAKKAA from the coding sequence ATGGAGATCGGCTATTTCACGATGCCTTCGCATCCGCCGGAGTGCGGCCTGAAGGAAGGAAACGACTGGGACCTGCAGGTCATGCGCTGGCTCGACGAGCTCGGCTACCAGGAAGCCTGGGTCGGCGAGCACCACACCGCGCCCTGGGAACCCAATCCCACGCCGGACCTCCTGATCGCACAGGCGCTGATGCAGACTAAGAATATCCGCATCGGGCCGGGCGGCTTCCTGCTGCCCTATCACCACCCGGCCGAGCTCGCCAACCGCGTCGCGATGCTCGACCATCTCTCCGAGGGCCGGCTCAATTTCGGCGTCGCAGCTTCGGGTCTGCCGAGCGACTGGGCGATGTTCAACGTCGACGGCATGAGCGGACAGAACCGCGACATGACCCGCGAGGCGCTGGAGATCATCCTGAAGCTGTGGTCCGATCCCGCGCCCTTCACCTACAAGGGCAAGTTCTGGACCGTGACCAAGCCGGACACGATGTTCGACTTCCTCAAGCCCCACATCAAGCCGCTCCAGGCCCCGCATCCGCCGATCGGCGTTGCCGGGCTCTCGAAGAACTCGGACACGCTGAAACTCGCCGGCGAGCGCGGCTTCATTCCGATGAGCCTCAACCTCAATCCGGCCTATGTCGGCAGCCATTGGGATTCGGTCGAGATCGGCGCCGCCAAGACCGGCCGCAAGCCGAACCGCGCGGATTGGCGCCTCGTACGTGAGGTGTTCGTCGCCGACACCGACGAGGAGGCCTGGAAGCTCTCGACCGGCGACATGATGGGCCGGATGATGGGCGAGTACTTCCTGCCGCTGCTCGGCCATTTCGGCTTCAAGGACTATCTGAAGCACGCGCCTGACGTGCCCGACAGCGACGTCACCGTCGAATATTGCGCCAAGCGGAACTGGATCGTCGGCTCGCCCGCAACCGTCGCCGAGAAGATCGAGAAGATCTACGACGAGGTCGGCGGCTTCGGCGTGCTGCTAGTGTTCGGCTTCGACTACAAGCACAAGCCGGAGGCCTGGCGCCATTCGCTCTCGCTGCTCAGCAAAGAGGTGATGCCGCGCCTGAAGCATCTCGGCTCCGCGAAGAAGGCCGCTTGA
- a CDS encoding 2-dehydro-3-deoxygalactonokinase — MTEPAYVAVDWGTSSFRLWLIDRAGQVLAERRSDEGMLAAAKAGFAGVLQSHLTAVEAPAQLPVLVCGMAGAKTGWVEAGYVDTPAPLSAVLKQAALVPGETRDIRILPGIAQRDTRAPDVMRGEETQLLGALGLEAAGEALVCMPGTHSKWVRVKDGTVAHFSTFMTGELFSVVSRETILSLAVAGADDAEDVASFKAAVKVAYEAPAFAANLLFTARSRQLLFGGTPAAARETLSGTLIGVELAAGLSGTVPKAGITLIASGRLAMLYRLAFDALSVTVQSIDADEAVRRGLSMAAAAIWTK, encoded by the coding sequence ATGACCGAACCCGCCTATGTCGCGGTGGACTGGGGCACCAGCAGTTTTCGGCTGTGGCTGATCGACCGCGCCGGCCAGGTGCTGGCTGAGCGCCGCAGCGATGAGGGCATGCTGGCCGCGGCCAAGGCCGGCTTTGCCGGTGTGCTGCAGTCGCATCTCACAGCTGTCGAGGCCCCGGCCCAACTGCCGGTGCTTGTCTGCGGCATGGCTGGCGCCAAGACCGGCTGGGTCGAGGCCGGCTATGTTGACACGCCTGCGCCGCTCTCTGCTGTGCTGAAGCAGGCCGCGCTTGTGCCCGGCGAGACGCGCGATATTCGTATCCTGCCCGGCATCGCGCAGCGCGATACCAGGGCGCCGGACGTGATGCGCGGCGAGGAGACGCAGCTACTCGGTGCACTCGGTCTCGAGGCCGCAGGCGAAGCGCTGGTCTGCATGCCCGGCACGCATTCGAAATGGGTGCGCGTGAAGGACGGCACGGTCGCGCATTTCTCCACCTTCATGACCGGCGAGCTCTTCAGCGTGGTCTCGCGCGAGACGATCCTGTCGCTCGCGGTCGCCGGTGCCGATGACGCCGAGGATGTCGCGAGCTTCAAGGCGGCTGTGAAAGTCGCCTATGAAGCGCCGGCCTTCGCGGCCAACCTTCTGTTCACAGCGCGGTCGCGGCAGCTCCTGTTCGGCGGCACACCGGCCGCCGCGCGCGAAACGCTGTCGGGCACGTTGATCGGCGTCGAGCTGGCGGCAGGGCTCTCCGGCACGGTGCCGAAAGCGGGCATCACGCTGATTGCCTCCGGGCGGCTCGCGATGCTGTACCGGCTGGCCTTCGATGCGCTGTCGGTCACCGTGCAGTCGATCGATGCCGATGAAGCCGTTCGCCGCGGCCTGTCGATGGCTGCTGCCGCGATCTGGACGAAATGA
- a CDS encoding 2-dehydro-3-deoxy-6-phosphogalactonate aldolase, with the protein MSVPFPPMQRPLVAILRGVKPEETEAIVGVLIEAGMTAIEIPLNSPEPFRSIAIAAKLAPASVLIGAGTVLTAADVDRLNDVGGKLMVSPNVDTQVLTRAHQYAMVTLPGVFSPTEALLAARSGASGLKFFPASVLGASGIAAIRAVLPAGVMIAAVGGVSDQNFAEYMKGGVTAFGLGSSLYKPGMTAADVAARAKVTIAAYDRAIVKD; encoded by the coding sequence ATGAGCGTTCCCTTTCCGCCGATGCAGCGGCCGCTGGTCGCGATCCTGCGTGGTGTGAAGCCCGAGGAGACCGAGGCGATCGTCGGCGTGCTGATCGAGGCCGGCATGACCGCGATCGAGATCCCCCTGAATTCACCGGAGCCGTTCCGCTCGATCGCGATTGCCGCGAAGCTCGCGCCGGCCAGCGTCCTGATCGGCGCCGGCACGGTGCTGACCGCCGCAGATGTCGATCGTCTCAACGACGTCGGCGGCAAGTTGATGGTCTCGCCGAATGTGGATACGCAGGTGCTCACGCGTGCACATCAGTACGCGATGGTGACGTTGCCGGGCGTGTTCTCGCCGACCGAGGCGCTGCTCGCGGCGCGCTCCGGCGCATCGGGTCTGAAATTCTTTCCGGCCAGCGTGCTCGGTGCGTCCGGTATTGCCGCGATCCGCGCCGTGCTGCCGGCGGGCGTGATGATCGCCGCCGTCGGCGGCGTCTCCGACCAGAATTTTGCCGAATACATGAAGGGCGGCGTGACCGCGTTCGGGCTCGGCTCCAGCCTCTACAAGCCCGGCATGACGGCCGCCGATGTCGCCGCTCGCGCAAAGGTGACAATCGCGGCCTATGATCGGGCGATTGTGAAAGACTGA